A window of the Branchiibius hedensis genome harbors these coding sequences:
- a CDS encoding CapA family protein — translation MPTRRTALLPVFVATAALGLAACSNDNGAPPAGTSGGGQSSQATSAGSSEAAGNKTPGSITIMAGGDIFTNELPMAQAKKDAGGKGYDFNPMLAGLKPIVSKADLAICQLETPLTKTNTNLGYQKRHNSPYQLATALKNVGFDGCSFANNHTYDAGLAGMKQTREIMKANGLQLAGPLDSADEPANSPGGQVAWYEAKGFKVAQLSYTYSADNLQLGNMTHTPADAPFFKQNLFMVRGAQGVIDDAKKVRAEGADLVIVSMHWGTEHKMTNDDDNAQMAAEIARSGAVNWIVGNHPHVVHGCERIDNMIVNYSLGNELSDMGTQWGFPPQSQDGIAVEVTFTRDANGKITPSAEKYQPTWVDRTHGYRIYVVPKSGGSAAIDPTSYGRTEIQIHKAGNSCDLTAIS, via the coding sequence GTGCCCACCCGCCGTACTGCGTTATTGCCCGTTTTCGTCGCCACCGCTGCCCTCGGATTGGCCGCGTGCAGCAACGACAACGGAGCACCACCAGCAGGTACGTCGGGTGGCGGCCAGTCGTCGCAGGCCACCTCCGCGGGCAGCAGCGAAGCTGCCGGTAACAAGACGCCCGGCAGCATCACGATCATGGCCGGTGGCGACATCTTCACCAACGAACTGCCGATGGCCCAGGCCAAGAAGGATGCCGGCGGCAAGGGTTACGACTTCAACCCGATGCTCGCGGGGCTGAAACCCATTGTCTCCAAAGCCGATCTGGCTATCTGCCAGTTGGAGACTCCGCTGACCAAGACCAACACCAACCTGGGTTACCAGAAGCGGCACAACAGCCCCTACCAGCTCGCGACCGCGCTGAAGAACGTCGGGTTCGACGGCTGCAGTTTCGCCAACAACCACACGTACGACGCGGGGTTGGCCGGGATGAAACAGACCCGGGAGATCATGAAGGCCAACGGATTACAGCTGGCCGGACCGCTGGACAGCGCTGACGAACCGGCGAACTCCCCTGGCGGACAGGTGGCTTGGTACGAAGCCAAGGGCTTCAAGGTTGCGCAGCTTTCTTACACCTACTCCGCAGACAACCTGCAACTGGGCAACATGACGCACACGCCGGCCGACGCGCCGTTCTTCAAGCAGAACCTCTTCATGGTGCGCGGTGCGCAGGGTGTCATCGACGACGCCAAGAAGGTGCGCGCGGAGGGTGCGGACCTCGTGATCGTGTCGATGCACTGGGGCACCGAGCACAAGATGACCAATGACGACGACAACGCGCAGATGGCCGCCGAGATCGCCAGATCCGGTGCCGTCAACTGGATCGTCGGCAACCACCCGCACGTCGTGCACGGCTGCGAGCGGATCGACAACATGATCGTCAACTACTCCCTGGGCAACGAGTTGTCCGATATGGGCACCCAGTGGGGCTTCCCGCCGCAGAGCCAGGACGGTATCGCCGTCGAGGTGACCTTCACCCGCGACGCGAACGGCAAGATCACCCCGTCGGCCGAGAAGTACCAGCCGACCTGGGTCGACCGCACCCACGGCTACCGCATCTACGTCGTTCCCAAGAGCGGTGGCTCGGCGGCGATCGACCCAACGTCCTACGGCCGCACTGAGATTCAGATCCACAAGGCCGGTAACTCCTGCGATCTGACGGCCATCAGCTGA
- a CDS encoding toxic anion resistance protein produces MSSLDLDAPTPEEPQQAAAAEPAPAAAPAPAAAPAAPVATVEPTPAPVIPDVAPVTSTALTLEPPAAVAVVKDEQAVQAVPISDEAQAKIDERAKAFVNDLTSIDMKSPAFTEKVNSIILMGDSDIKRSSEVSNRMLQRPAAKMDDSSPQGKVAKTLVDLRNTVTDLDPHRADLTGVKKLLKWLPGGNKVDHYFAKYQSAQSHLDAIIRSLASGQDELRKDNASIDVERTNMWNTMQKLGEYNQLATALDGEVQRKVGELQAAGRTDDANTLQSDVLFAVRQRRQDIATQMAVSVQGYLALDLVRKNNQELIRGVDRAQTTTVSALRTAVITSQALSQQKLVLDQISSLNATTSSMIEATSEQLKTQGVQIQQQAASSTIEVDKLEKAFDNVFQAMDEIDTFRVQAAQNMQQTIGALQTQIERSKPYMERSMRQSGQDLPSSSAGDSPQITS; encoded by the coding sequence ATGTCCAGTCTCGATCTTGACGCCCCCACGCCCGAAGAGCCCCAGCAGGCGGCGGCCGCTGAGCCCGCTCCGGCTGCCGCGCCTGCCCCGGCTGCGGCACCGGCCGCCCCGGTGGCGACCGTCGAGCCGACCCCGGCGCCGGTCATCCCCGACGTAGCCCCCGTCACCTCCACCGCGCTGACCCTCGAGCCGCCGGCCGCCGTCGCGGTCGTCAAGGACGAGCAGGCAGTCCAGGCCGTCCCGATCAGCGATGAGGCGCAAGCCAAGATCGACGAGCGCGCCAAGGCGTTCGTGAACGACCTGACCAGCATCGACATGAAGTCGCCAGCGTTCACCGAGAAGGTCAATTCGATCATCCTGATGGGTGATTCGGACATCAAGCGCTCCTCCGAGGTGTCCAACCGGATGCTGCAGCGCCCCGCCGCGAAGATGGACGACAGCAGCCCGCAGGGCAAGGTCGCCAAGACGCTGGTCGACCTGCGCAACACCGTCACCGATCTGGACCCGCACCGCGCCGACCTGACCGGCGTCAAGAAGCTGCTGAAGTGGCTGCCCGGTGGCAACAAGGTCGACCACTACTTCGCCAAGTACCAGTCCGCGCAGTCCCACCTGGACGCGATCATCCGCTCGCTGGCCTCCGGTCAGGACGAGTTGCGCAAGGACAACGCCTCGATCGATGTCGAGCGCACGAACATGTGGAACACCATGCAGAAGCTGGGCGAATACAACCAGCTCGCAACGGCACTCGATGGCGAAGTGCAGCGCAAGGTCGGTGAGTTGCAGGCCGCCGGGCGCACTGATGACGCCAACACGCTGCAGTCCGACGTGCTGTTCGCGGTGCGCCAGCGCCGCCAGGACATCGCCACCCAGATGGCCGTGTCCGTGCAGGGCTACCTGGCGCTGGATCTGGTGCGCAAGAACAACCAGGAACTCATCCGTGGCGTCGACCGTGCGCAGACCACCACCGTGTCGGCGCTGCGTACGGCGGTCATCACCTCCCAGGCCCTGTCGCAGCAGAAGCTGGTGCTTGACCAGATCTCCTCACTGAACGCGACGACCTCCTCGATGATCGAGGCCACGTCCGAGCAGTTGAAGACCCAGGGTGTGCAGATCCAGCAGCAGGCCGCCAGTAGCACGATCGAGGTCGACAAGCTGGAGAAGGCGTTCGACAACGTGTTCCAGGCCATGGACGAGATCGACACCTTCCGGGTGCAGGCCGCGCAGAACATGCAGCAGACCATCGGTGCCCTGCAGACCCAGATCGAGCGGTCCAAGCCGTACATGGAGCGCTCGATGCGCCAGAGCGGGCAGGACCTGCCGTCCTCTTCTGCAGGGGATTCCCCGCAGATCACCTCGTGA
- a CDS encoding fatty acid desaturase family protein, whose translation MTALQRKETSPIDHLTREDIEALGKELDAIRQSVIDTRGEADAKYIRTIIKTQRWLEMGSRGVLLASKWKPAFFVGTAGLTVAKILENMEIGHNVMHGQWDWMRDPKIHSTTWEWDNAAPAELWKHSHNELHHTYTNVLGKDNDLGYGIMRVDEDQKWTPFYLFQPLWNGINACLFEYGIAAYDLEIGKVMAGKGDKEVFKTNGKKVLNKIRKQMTKDYVLNPLLAAPFGAWKTTLAANAIANVTRNIWSHSVIMCGHFPEGVETFTRTSIVGETRGDWYLRQMIGSANISGSKAMHIATGNLSYQIEHHLFPDLPSNRYQEIAPQVEDVCRRYGLQYVTGPLPKQVGSAWMKVIRLSLPNHLAAKLKFPSRRKRVEPTALPSRINPTVTVETDTAAA comes from the coding sequence ATGACTGCCCTGCAGCGCAAGGAAACCAGCCCGATCGACCACCTCACCCGTGAGGACATCGAGGCCCTCGGCAAGGAACTCGACGCCATCCGCCAGTCGGTCATCGACACCCGCGGCGAGGCCGACGCCAAGTACATCCGCACCATCATCAAGACCCAGCGCTGGTTGGAGATGGGCAGCCGCGGCGTGCTGCTGGCCAGCAAGTGGAAGCCGGCGTTCTTCGTCGGCACCGCGGGGCTGACCGTCGCCAAGATCCTGGAGAACATGGAGATCGGGCACAACGTCATGCACGGCCAGTGGGACTGGATGCGCGACCCGAAGATCCACTCCACCACCTGGGAGTGGGACAACGCCGCCCCGGCCGAGCTGTGGAAGCACTCGCACAACGAGCTGCACCACACCTACACCAACGTGCTGGGCAAGGACAACGACCTCGGCTACGGCATCATGCGGGTCGACGAGGACCAGAAGTGGACCCCGTTCTACCTGTTCCAGCCGCTCTGGAACGGCATCAACGCCTGCCTGTTCGAATACGGCATCGCCGCCTACGACCTGGAGATCGGCAAGGTCATGGCCGGCAAGGGTGACAAGGAGGTGTTCAAGACCAACGGCAAGAAGGTCCTGAACAAGATCCGCAAGCAGATGACCAAGGACTACGTCCTGAACCCGCTGCTCGCCGCCCCCTTCGGCGCCTGGAAGACCACGCTCGCCGCGAACGCCATCGCCAACGTGACCCGCAACATCTGGAGCCACTCGGTCATCATGTGCGGTCACTTCCCGGAGGGCGTCGAGACCTTCACGCGCACCTCGATCGTCGGGGAGACCCGCGGCGACTGGTACCTGCGGCAGATGATCGGCTCGGCCAACATCTCCGGTTCCAAGGCGATGCACATCGCGACCGGCAACCTGAGCTACCAGATCGAGCACCACCTCTTCCCCGACCTGCCGAGCAACCGCTACCAGGAGATCGCCCCCCAGGTGGAGGACGTGTGCCGGCGCTACGGCCTGCAGTACGTCACCGGTCCGCTGCCCAAGCAGGTCGGTTCGGCCTGGATGAAGGTCATCCGCCTGTCGCTGCCGAACCACCTGGCCGCGAAGCTGAAGTTCCCGTCGCGCCGCAAGCGGGTCGAGCCGACCGCGCTGCCGTCGCGCATCAACCCGACTGTGACCGTCGAGACCGACACGGCTGCAGCCTGA
- a CDS encoding CapA family protein → MAGGDIFTNEGLIAQAKADGGSNGYDFMPQLIGLKPLVTKGDVAICQLETPLTQTNTNLGHGIVHNSPHQLAPAIKATGYDGCSFSNNHTFDNGLTGMVQTRAIMGANGLQLAGPQDSSDGKPGQPAWYDADGFKIAQLSYSYTLDNFAEGSQTGTPAAAPFLKKNLFSVIGAQGIIADAKAARAAGADIVVVSMHWGTQFKFTPDADDIALAQQIGQSGAVNWIIGNHPHVVQGCDKIGAMFVNYGLGNELSDQGTQFGYPVQTQDGIGVVVTFERAADGTITATKERYQPTWVDRLHGYRAYVVPESGAPAAVDPGSWARTSKLITSRGNGCNLSAIS, encoded by the coding sequence ATGGCCGGCGGCGACATCTTCACCAACGAAGGCCTGATCGCCCAGGCGAAGGCCGACGGCGGCAGCAACGGCTACGACTTCATGCCCCAGCTCATCGGCCTCAAGCCGCTGGTCACCAAGGGTGACGTCGCGATCTGCCAGTTGGAAACACCTCTGACCCAGACCAATACGAACCTGGGCCACGGCATCGTGCACAACAGTCCGCATCAGTTGGCACCAGCGATCAAAGCCACCGGGTACGACGGGTGCAGCTTCAGCAACAACCACACCTTCGACAACGGGTTGACCGGGATGGTGCAGACCCGCGCCATCATGGGTGCCAACGGGCTGCAACTGGCTGGGCCGCAGGACAGTTCGGACGGCAAGCCCGGACAACCCGCCTGGTACGACGCGGACGGGTTCAAGATCGCCCAACTGTCCTACAGCTACACGTTGGACAACTTCGCCGAAGGCAGCCAGACGGGGACCCCGGCAGCAGCGCCGTTCCTGAAGAAGAACCTCTTCAGTGTCATCGGTGCGCAGGGCATCATCGCCGATGCGAAGGCGGCCCGGGCGGCCGGCGCGGACATCGTGGTCGTGTCGATGCACTGGGGTACCCAGTTCAAGTTCACCCCCGACGCCGACGACATCGCGCTCGCCCAGCAGATCGGACAGTCCGGCGCCGTGAACTGGATCATCGGCAACCATCCGCACGTCGTGCAGGGCTGCGACAAGATCGGCGCGATGTTCGTCAACTACGGCCTGGGCAACGAGTTGTCCGACCAGGGAACGCAATTCGGCTATCCGGTGCAGACCCAGGACGGAATCGGCGTGGTCGTGACCTTCGAACGGGCTGCGGACGGCACGATCACTGCGACGAAGGAGCGTTACCAGCCCACCTGGGTGGATCGGTTACACGGTTACCGGGCGTACGTCGTACCCGAATCCGGCGCGCCCGCCGCGGTCGACCCAGGCTCTTGGGCCCGCACTTCGAAACTCATCACCAGTCGCGGCAACGGCTGCAACCTGTCGGCGATCAGCTGA
- a CDS encoding ferredoxin reductase yields MVVMFLRTDGGDASPETGALARQPSGKPVRNSGDRFRQQTAEPSRWKQRAFSVVKGFTTPLLPEDFIDLVDPLKTSTVLRGRVQQVIRETEDAVTVVIQPGRTWTGHRPGQYTRIGVDINGIRLWRAYSITSGPRTDGHIAITVKALTGGAVSTYLHEHLREGQVVQMEQAEGDFVIPEDLDKPVLLLTGGSGITPAMGILRHTVGAQQDLDVVMLHSAPRPEDVIFATELHDLAQQGKLTLLERHTDTHGMLDPVELDTLVPDWRERQTFACGPAGMLEMLEAHWEREGRRDQLIVEQFRPKLVEPGEGGTVHFTELDKELECDGARPILDIGEEAGVLMPSGCRMGICYGCVLPMREGAVRDLRTGEVTQALDGDNVLVQTCISAAAGKCEIVL; encoded by the coding sequence GATGCCAGCCCCGAGACTGGTGCTCTCGCCCGGCAGCCGTCAGGTAAACCGGTGCGCAACTCCGGCGACCGCTTCCGGCAGCAGACCGCTGAGCCGAGCCGCTGGAAGCAGCGTGCGTTCAGCGTGGTCAAGGGTTTCACCACCCCGTTGCTGCCCGAAGACTTCATCGATCTCGTCGACCCGCTGAAGACGTCCACCGTCCTGCGCGGTCGGGTGCAGCAAGTCATCCGCGAGACCGAGGACGCCGTCACCGTCGTCATCCAGCCGGGCCGGACCTGGACCGGGCACCGCCCTGGGCAGTACACCCGGATCGGCGTCGACATCAACGGCATCCGGCTGTGGCGCGCCTACTCGATCACCTCCGGCCCGCGCACCGACGGCCACATCGCCATCACGGTCAAGGCCCTGACCGGTGGCGCCGTCAGCACCTATCTGCACGAGCACCTGCGCGAGGGTCAGGTCGTGCAGATGGAGCAGGCGGAGGGCGACTTCGTCATCCCCGAGGACCTCGACAAGCCCGTTCTGCTGCTGACCGGTGGTAGCGGCATCACCCCCGCGATGGGCATCCTGCGGCACACCGTCGGCGCCCAACAGGACCTCGACGTCGTCATGTTGCACTCCGCCCCCCGGCCCGAGGACGTCATCTTCGCCACCGAGCTGCACGACCTCGCGCAGCAGGGCAAGCTCACGCTCCTGGAACGGCACACCGACACCCACGGCATGCTCGACCCGGTCGAACTCGACACCCTCGTGCCGGACTGGCGGGAGCGGCAGACCTTCGCGTGCGGTCCGGCCGGCATGTTGGAGATGCTCGAAGCCCACTGGGAGCGCGAGGGCCGACGGGACCAGCTCATCGTCGAGCAGTTCCGGCCCAAACTGGTCGAACCCGGTGAGGGTGGCACCGTCCACTTCACCGAACTCGACAAAGAACTCGAGTGCGATGGCGCACGACCGATCCTCGACATCGGCGAAGAAGCCGGAGTCCTCATGCCGTCCGGTTGCCGCATGGGCATCTGTTACGGCTGCGTCCTGCCGATGCGCGAAGGGGCCGTCCGCGACCTGCGCACCGGCGAAGTCACCCAAGCCCTCGACGGAGACAACGTCCTCGTCCAAACCTGCATCTCGGCGGCCGCCGGGAAATGCGAAATCGTCCTCTAG
- a CDS encoding AI-2E family transporter, with translation MADLKVLSDESDRPFWRRAWLVVGIALLCTLVGLIVWRGSGLIINVITAWFLALAMEPAVAKLSQRMRRGVATGVVMVIAVICVVVFILVFGNLFIDQLVSLIKAVPSITDDVLSWWNKISGSSMSADTLLKNLDLSNSDLAGYAENVAGGVLGLIASIVSGFLGLFVLGFFAFYISASMPQLRTWCASRMKPHRQVPFLAAWDIMKIKVGGYMAARVVLAAINSACSAVAFYLIDLPYWLPLALWTGLVAQFVPNVGTYISIILPVIVGLTSGHWTNGVWVLAYALVYQQIENLTIEPNISAKAVDLHPAVSFGAAVLGGQLFGVAGALLGVPIGATCVALTEIYKTKYAVTDETQAEVASLVAGEEGDDAGEPAPA, from the coding sequence ATGGCCGATCTGAAGGTGCTCTCGGACGAGTCGGACCGGCCGTTCTGGCGTCGTGCCTGGCTCGTGGTCGGCATCGCGCTGCTGTGCACGTTGGTCGGTCTGATCGTCTGGCGCGGCTCCGGCCTGATCATCAATGTCATCACCGCCTGGTTCCTGGCGCTCGCGATGGAACCGGCGGTCGCCAAACTCAGCCAGCGGATGCGCCGCGGAGTCGCCACCGGTGTGGTCATGGTGATCGCGGTGATCTGTGTCGTCGTGTTCATCCTGGTTTTCGGCAACCTCTTCATCGACCAGTTGGTCTCCCTGATCAAGGCTGTGCCGTCGATCACCGATGACGTGCTGTCCTGGTGGAACAAGATCAGCGGCTCCTCGATGTCGGCCGACACCCTGCTGAAGAACCTGGACCTGTCCAACTCGGATCTGGCGGGGTACGCCGAGAACGTCGCGGGCGGCGTACTGGGACTCATCGCCTCAATCGTCTCGGGCTTCCTCGGGCTGTTCGTCCTAGGTTTCTTCGCCTTCTACATCTCCGCGTCGATGCCCCAGTTGCGCACCTGGTGCGCTTCGCGGATGAAACCGCACCGGCAGGTGCCCTTCCTCGCCGCCTGGGACATCATGAAGATCAAGGTCGGCGGGTACATGGCCGCGCGCGTGGTGCTGGCCGCGATCAACTCCGCGTGCAGTGCCGTCGCGTTCTATCTGATCGACCTGCCGTACTGGTTGCCGCTGGCGTTGTGGACCGGTTTGGTCGCACAGTTCGTGCCCAATGTCGGCACCTACATCTCGATCATCCTGCCGGTCATCGTCGGTCTCACCTCTGGTCATTGGACCAATGGCGTGTGGGTGCTGGCCTACGCGCTGGTCTACCAGCAGATCGAGAACCTCACCATCGAGCCGAACATCTCGGCGAAGGCAGTCGATCTGCATCCGGCGGTGTCGTTCGGTGCCGCGGTGCTGGGTGGGCAGTTGTTCGGCGTCGCCGGCGCGCTGCTCGGTGTGCCGATCGGGGCGACCTGTGTCGCCCTGACGGAGATCTACAAGACGAAGTACGCCGTGACCGACGAGACGCAGGCCGAGGTGGCTTCGCTGGTGGCTGGTGAAGAAGGCGACGACGCCGGGGAACCAGCACCGGCCTGA
- a CDS encoding DUF475 domain-containing protein, producing MKALKHFRIDLIITLAVLIIAFLYDSWAGVYLTAVLILVEIVFSFDNAAVNAKYLVRLNHFWRRMFLTVGILIAVFGMRLIFPFVIVCLSGGVTPVEAVHLALQKGSVDQEGSYADLLNDAHPAIAAFGGMFLLLLFLDFLFDGEREITWLSWIERPLQKLGRLSTLSVAVAGTILLLVVQFLVPDSEDTTVLFSGLLGIVIYLLVNGLSSVLQERDAARTAELEAADRSAGHTVLLAGKAAFSMFMFLEVLDATFSFDGVIGAFAVTPDPLIIMLGLGVGALYVRSMTVFLVDNGTLGEYKYLEHGAHWAIGALAIMLLLSIHWHLGEFVIGAVGISFIIAAIVNSVIARRRALAEPTDAHVTI from the coding sequence GTGAAGGCGCTCAAACACTTCCGTATTGACCTGATCATCACCCTCGCGGTGCTGATCATCGCGTTCCTCTACGACTCGTGGGCCGGTGTCTACCTGACCGCGGTGTTGATCCTGGTGGAGATCGTCTTCTCCTTCGACAACGCCGCGGTCAACGCGAAGTACCTGGTGCGGCTGAATCACTTCTGGCGGCGGATGTTCCTGACCGTCGGGATCCTGATTGCCGTGTTCGGAATGCGGCTGATCTTCCCCTTCGTGATCGTCTGCCTGTCCGGCGGCGTCACCCCGGTGGAAGCGGTTCACCTTGCGCTGCAGAAGGGTTCGGTGGATCAGGAGGGGTCGTACGCCGATCTGCTGAACGATGCGCATCCCGCGATCGCCGCCTTCGGTGGGATGTTCCTGCTGCTGCTCTTCCTGGACTTCCTCTTCGACGGTGAGCGGGAGATCACCTGGCTGTCCTGGATCGAGCGGCCGCTACAGAAGCTGGGCCGGCTCTCCACCTTGTCCGTGGCCGTTGCTGGCACGATCCTGCTGCTGGTCGTGCAGTTCCTGGTCCCGGACTCCGAGGACACCACGGTGCTGTTCTCGGGGCTGCTGGGAATCGTGATCTATCTGCTGGTCAACGGGTTGTCCTCGGTCCTGCAGGAGCGGGACGCGGCACGGACCGCCGAGTTGGAGGCAGCGGATCGCTCGGCCGGACACACCGTGCTGCTCGCGGGCAAGGCGGCCTTCTCGATGTTCATGTTCCTGGAGGTGCTGGACGCGACGTTCAGCTTCGACGGTGTCATCGGTGCGTTTGCGGTGACTCCCGATCCGCTGATCATCATGCTCGGCCTGGGTGTCGGTGCGCTCTACGTGCGGTCGATGACCGTCTTTCTGGTCGACAACGGCACGCTGGGTGAGTACAAGTACCTCGAGCACGGCGCGCACTGGGCCATCGGGGCGCTCGCGATCATGCTGCTGCTGTCGATCCATTGGCACCTGGGCGAATTCGTGATCGGCGCGGTAGGCATCTCGTTCATCATCGCCGCCATCGTCAACTCGGTGATCGCCCGGCGGCGTGCCCTGGCGGAGCCGACGGACGCGCACGTGACGATCTAG
- a CDS encoding LysR family transcriptional regulator gives MIDVHRLRVFRAVVASGSVQAAATNLGYTPSAISQHLTALQKETGLALFAKDGRGIAPTPAGRVLAEQSDAVMAQLSRLNGVVDDLREGRTETLTIASFASAGQVWMPQVARGLRDEFPDLQLTVNLNELPGSPAPDGAQLDLRTEDPAGPPTSMPGYTRTLLCEEDYVVAVAMDHPLAQRDSTPLADLAVERWISDTSGADICARILRGATQAAGFTPRYAAVTSDHHSSLAFAAAGIGVAVLPLLTVATPPPDVAIVRISDAPRRRIVAFVLDDATTSAAVQRAIALLRTVSAGD, from the coding sequence GTGATCGACGTCCACCGACTCCGGGTCTTCCGCGCAGTGGTCGCTAGCGGTTCGGTGCAGGCCGCAGCGACCAACCTTGGCTACACCCCGTCCGCGATCAGTCAGCATCTGACCGCGCTGCAGAAGGAGACGGGGCTGGCCCTCTTCGCCAAGGACGGCCGCGGGATCGCACCGACCCCAGCCGGGCGGGTCCTGGCCGAGCAGAGCGATGCGGTGATGGCGCAGTTGTCCCGGTTGAACGGAGTCGTCGACGATCTGCGGGAAGGCCGCACCGAAACCCTCACGATCGCCAGCTTCGCCTCCGCGGGGCAGGTCTGGATGCCGCAGGTGGCGCGGGGTCTGCGCGATGAGTTCCCTGACCTGCAGCTGACCGTCAACCTGAACGAGTTGCCCGGTTCGCCCGCTCCCGACGGCGCTCAACTCGATCTGCGCACCGAGGATCCGGCCGGTCCACCGACGAGCATGCCGGGCTACACCCGCACGCTGTTGTGCGAGGAGGACTACGTGGTGGCGGTTGCGATGGATCACCCGCTCGCACAACGTGATTCGACCCCGTTAGCCGACCTGGCGGTCGAGCGGTGGATCAGTGACACCAGTGGCGCGGACATCTGTGCCCGGATCCTGCGCGGCGCCACACAAGCAGCCGGCTTCACCCCCCGCTACGCCGCGGTGACCTCCGATCATCACTCGTCGTTGGCGTTCGCAGCTGCCGGTATCGGGGTCGCGGTCCTGCCCCTGCTCACCGTCGCCACCCCGCCGCCCGACGTCGCGATCGTGCGGATCAGCGACGCGCCACGTCGGCGGATCGTGGCCTTCGTGCTGGACGATGCGACCACCTCTGCGGCGGTACAGCGAGCCATCGCCCTGTTGCGCACGGTGAGTGCGGGAGACTGA
- a CDS encoding dihydrolipoyl dehydrogenase family protein, with protein sequence MTTEPAPHEDYDVVVIGGGPAGENAAQYAIQGSDRTAVLIERELVGGECSYWACMPSKALLRPVEVADAAHALPLTGDVHPDLAKTLLRRDDFTSHLNDSGQVAWAEGAGIHVLRGTARLSGERSVTITDQDGNQHTVRARHAVVIATGTTAVVPDIPGLRAAYPWTSRDATNLHEVPGRIAILGLGVVACEAATWLAALGADVTLIGRSDRPLERVEPFAAELVLKGLRDKGIEVVLNSSIDSVSRSDARQTGVGHLHGGPVTITYADRRVEVDEILVAAGRAPATADLALDCVGVSTDHGYLRVDEHLSVPGKPWLYAVGDVNGKALLTHMGKYQARIAGAVIAARATGRPIDGDEFRDLADDGAVPQVVFTTPQVAAVGLTAAQAPHARVVDYDLATVAGASLQGDGYTGQARLVIDGDLIVGATFAGPDVAELVHAATIAIVGRVPLARLWHAVPSYPTVSEVWLRLLETVRG encoded by the coding sequence ATGACCACCGAGCCCGCGCCGCACGAGGACTATGACGTCGTCGTGATCGGAGGTGGGCCCGCCGGAGAGAACGCTGCGCAGTACGCGATCCAGGGCAGCGATCGCACCGCAGTCCTGATCGAGCGGGAACTTGTCGGCGGCGAGTGCTCGTACTGGGCATGCATGCCGAGCAAGGCGTTGTTGCGTCCGGTGGAAGTGGCCGACGCGGCGCACGCCCTGCCGCTGACCGGAGACGTGCACCCCGACCTCGCCAAGACCTTGCTGCGACGTGACGACTTCACTTCGCACCTCAACGATTCCGGTCAGGTGGCGTGGGCCGAGGGCGCCGGCATCCACGTCCTGCGCGGCACCGCCCGCCTCAGCGGGGAACGCTCGGTCACCATCACCGACCAAGACGGCAACCAGCACACGGTCCGAGCCCGGCATGCGGTGGTCATCGCGACCGGCACGACGGCGGTGGTGCCGGACATCCCCGGTCTGCGCGCGGCGTACCCCTGGACCTCCCGCGACGCCACGAACCTGCACGAGGTGCCCGGTCGCATCGCCATCCTCGGTCTGGGTGTCGTCGCCTGCGAGGCGGCGACCTGGCTGGCCGCACTCGGAGCGGACGTGACCCTGATCGGTCGCAGCGATCGTCCACTCGAACGAGTCGAGCCCTTCGCCGCCGAGCTGGTGTTGAAAGGACTGCGGGACAAGGGAATCGAGGTAGTCCTGAACTCATCGATCGATTCGGTGAGCCGCTCCGACGCGCGCCAGACCGGTGTCGGGCACCTCCACGGCGGGCCGGTCACCATCACGTACGCCGATCGCCGGGTCGAGGTGGACGAGATCCTGGTGGCAGCGGGGCGGGCTCCCGCCACCGCTGATCTGGCTCTCGACTGTGTCGGCGTGAGCACGGACCATGGTTATTTGCGGGTCGATGAGCACCTGTCCGTACCGGGCAAGCCGTGGCTGTACGCGGTCGGCGACGTCAACGGCAAGGCGCTGCTGACCCACATGGGCAAGTACCAGGCCCGCATCGCCGGAGCGGTCATCGCGGCCCGCGCGACCGGCCGGCCGATCGACGGCGACGAATTCCGTGATCTCGCCGACGACGGGGCCGTCCCGCAGGTCGTCTTCACCACCCCGCAGGTCGCGGCCGTCGGTCTGACCGCAGCGCAGGCACCCCATGCCCGCGTGGTCGATTACGACCTGGCCACCGTTGCCGGCGCCTCGCTGCAGGGCGACGGCTACACCGGGCAGGCCCGCCTGGTGATCGACGGAGACCTCATCGTCGGAGCCACTTTCGCCGGCCCGGACGTTGCCGAATTGGTGCATGCGGCGACCATCGCGATCGTGGGGCGCGTGCCGCTCGCCCGGCTCTGGCACGCCGTACCGTCCTATCCCACGGTCAGCGAAGTGTGGCTGCGGCTGTTGGAAACTGTGCGGGGTTGA